One genomic window of Branchiostoma lanceolatum isolate klBraLanc5 chromosome 5, klBraLanc5.hap2, whole genome shotgun sequence includes the following:
- the LOC136434373 gene encoding ras association domain-containing protein 1-like encodes MVESTMAEKLFQSPSLLTLLSDLDHKEECTTREDLSSYLCELYDVDTLVEGREVLLMKAGAQEDFARVNRRLQRHKKRSLAEEIVLLSTFLDGSAKEEQEVREDKLGYYDSDLESLSECDVNVHLQYPNVSSLKCQISMILHKVMVIEDRLRRLTGSRMDLLSAGEHGNMADFDETLDDVATESDPGTGDSGYSGSGLKAKTTDPMFSPCRGTSNCRYTCHVRCRPSVSLECSTPTEGGSPFTTPDSPTTEHARLATTNLNSPDLNTGGSGHMTKEEVRRAVEQYNAETNGLVLQLQADGESFRGYIRVHMNLSRPVTVAAGTRPLTLYGSLRINDQEDTIKETTTFHLPRDTIKALHITSDTTVREVIQALLKKFKVTDNPRKFALFEKTVEREGNVLMRVLPDTEEPLHLSLHWGPNNTQHEFVLQENEFTGEIMWDAFSLPELHNFLIILDREEDEHMRQVMDRYNTYKEKLEEALLGVAPVVQCSA; translated from the exons ATGGTGGAGAGTACCATGGCTGAGAAACTCTTCCAGTCTCCCAGCCTGCTGACTTTACTGAGCGACTTGGACCACAAGGAGGAGTGTACGACCAGGGAGGACCTGTCCAGCTACCTGTGCGAGTTGTACGATGTGGATACGCTGGTGGAGGGGAGGGAGGTGCTTCTTATGAAGGCGGGAGCCCAGGAGGACTTCGCACGTGTGAACCGGAGACTACAACGTCACAAGAAGAGATCGCTGGCGGAAGAAATCGTTCTCCTGTCGACGTTTCTCGACGGGAGCGCGAAGGAGGAACAAGAGGTACGTGAGGACAAGCTGGGATACTACGACAGCGACTTGGAGAGCCTGTCGGAGTGTGATGTGAACGTGCACCTTCAGTACCCGAACGTCTCGAGTCTGAAGTGTCAGATTTCCATGATCCTTCACAAGGTCATGGTCATCGAGGACCGACTGCGCAGACTGACCGGGAGTAGGATGGACCTGTTGAGCGCGGGAGAACACGGAAATATGGCGGACTTCGATGAAACGTTGGACGATGTCGCGACGGAAAGCGACCCGGGAACGGGAGACAGCGGATATTCTGGGTCAGGACTGAAAGCTAAAACTACGGATCCCATGTTTTCACCATGCAGAGGAACATCAA ACTGCAGATACACCTGTCACGTTAGGTGCCGACCCTCCGTCTCTCTGGAATGTTCCACTCCCACCGAGGGGGGTAGTCCTTTCACCACCCCCGACAGCCCGACCACGGAACACGCACGACTGGCTACCACAAACCTG AATTCCCCAGACCTGAACACGGGCGGCTCGGGTCACATGACCAAAGAGGAGGTGCGGCGAGCGGTGGAGCAGTACAACGCTGAGACCAACGGCCTTGTGCTGCAACTG CAAGCCGACGGCGAATCATTCCGAGGCTACATCCGCGTGCACATGAACCTGTCGCGACCCGTCACGGTCGCTGCCGGAACCCGACCCCTGACCCTTTACGGCTCACTACGAATCAACGACCAGGAGGACACAATAAAG GAGACGACGACGTTCCACCTCCCGCGAGACACGATCAAGGCGCTGCACATCACTAGCGACACGACCGTTCGCGAGGTCATCCAGGCGCTGCTCAAGAAGTTCAAGGTCACGGACAACCCCAGGAAGTTCGCTCTGTTCGAGAAGACGGTGGAACGGGAGGGCAAcg TCCTGATGAGGGTATTACCAGACACAGAAGAACCGCTGCACCTCAGTCTACATTGGGGACCCAACAACACACAACACGAGTTTGTACTACAGGAAAACGAGTTCACAGGAGAAATCATG TGGGATGCGTTCAGCCTGCCTGAGCTGCACAACTTCCTCATCATCCTGGACCGGGAGGAGGATGAGCACATGCGGCAGGTGATGGACAGGTACAACACCTACAAGGAGAAGCTGGAGGAGGCTCTGCTGGGGGTCGCACCTGTCGTACAGTGTTCTGCATGA
- the LOC136434375 gene encoding zinc finger MYND domain-containing protein 10-like yields MQAEQATRVLMPVEAEAYVEALETLTIKDIGTDRWLKQHEYIEKLNMQAIISASTNEDEFVKEFLVSYDKIPVLIHELLTVEVWTQKIFSLLVRMDFQPSSTIPVYTVLYHEATIINLLETIMYHKDTCESAEDTMLDLLDYCYRKIVDLIARSPEDEEDVETPPNIREFVEHPTTFEDLKKQQRALDFDVAVKAVTILRYITDHLDSLPLSTTHRLLNTHNIPILLVQLVENCPWTREGAGRLRKYVDGKWQEVPPEDRMRLTKIEGQVWIALYNVLMGPSCQQKYEYNDYNKNQVLKVRGYLHEVLLDQFPHLAELQRYLEHLSMMEAPAARKDLVLEQVPEVRERILQENKGKWQALAKHQVKTVFNPSTEQLKELSKRWAMTYNLDLLESMLVDPPKCAVCGEPASKRCSRCQNEWYCRRECQVNHWPKHKKACELMAAPKSTLS; encoded by the exons ATGCAGGCGGAGCAGGCGACACGAGTTCTGATGCCGGTTGAGGCAGAGGCTTATGTAGAAGCGCTGGAGACTCTGACAATCAAGGATATCGGCACAGATAG GTGGCTGAAGCAGCATGAGTACATTGAGAAGTTGAACATGCAGGCCATCATCAGCGCCTCCACTAACGAGGACGAGTTCGTTAAGGAGTTCCTGGTGTCTTATGACAAG ATCCCAGTGCTGATCCATGAGTTGCTGACAGTCGAAGTTTGGACACAGaaaatcttctccctgctggtCAGGATGGACTTTCAGCCCTCCAGCACTATTCCTGTATACACTGTG TTGTACCATGAAGCTACCATCATCAACCTACTGGAGACCATCATGTACCACAAG GACACATGTGAGTCCGCTGAAGACACCATGTTAGACCTGTTGGACTACTGCTACAGGAAAATAGTCGACCTCATAGCCAG GTCCCCTGAAGATGAGGAAGATGTGGAGACACCGCCCAACATCAGGGAGTTTGTGGAGCATCCAACCACATTCGAG GACCTGAAGAAACAGCAGCGGGCGTTAGACTTTGACGTAGCGGTGAAGGCTGTGACTATACTGAGGTACATCACAGACCACCTGGACAG CCTGCCCCTGAGCACGACCCATCGTCTCCTGAACACCCACAACATCCCCATCCTGCTGGTCCAGCTGGTGGAGAACTGTCCCTGGACGCGGGAGGGCGCCGGGAGACTCCGCAAGTACGTGGACGGCAAGTGGCAGGAAGTTCCTCCGGAGGACAGGATGAGGCTCACTAAGATAGAGGGACAG GTGTGGATAGCCCTGTACAATGTGCTGATGGGCCCCAGCTGTCAGCAGAAGTACGAGTACAACGACTACAACAAGAACCAAGTGCTGAAG GTGAGAGGTTACCTGCATGAGGTTCTGCTAGACCAGTTCCCCCACCTGGCGGAGTTGCAGCGGTACCTGGAACACCTGTCCATGATGGAGGCTCCGGCAGCCAGGAAAGACCTGGTACTGGAACAG GTACCCGAGGTGAGAGAGAGGATCCTCCAGGAGAACAAAGGGAAGTGGCAGGCGCTGGCCAAACACCAGGTCAAGACGGTCTTCAACCCCAGCACTGAGCAACTCAAGGAGCTGTCCAAGAG GTGGGCAATGACGTACAACCTTGACCTCCTGGAGAGCATGTTGGTGGACCCGCCCAAGTGCGCGGTGTGTGGAGAGCCGGCCAGCAAGAGGTGCTCCCGCTGTCAGAACGAGTGGTACTGCAGAAG
- the LOC136434374 gene encoding uncharacterized protein, protein MAEKHRHQYTAEKHRHQYMHSIELQDFSPRARMVHSQRPAGSSHGGGAHDKPAMAASFLGGISFIMSLWNKPKEDSEKHLGHDFEVSSNPTWCDLCGEFIWGFYMRQALRCKCELLIIGYQLLISY, encoded by the exons ATGGCAGAGAAACACAGGCACCAGTACACGGCAGAGAAACACCGGCACCAGTACATGCACAGTATCGAGCTGCAGGACTTCTCACCTCGGGCTCGCATG GTCCACAGTCAGCGCCCTGCAGGCAGCTCGCACGGCGGCGGCGCTCACGACAAGCCCGCCATGGCCGCCAGCTTCTTAGGGGGCATCAGCTTCATCATGTCGCTCTGGAACAAACCTAAGGAGGACTCCGAGAAACATCTCGGGCACGACTTTGAGGTGTCGAGCAACCCCACCTGGTGTGATCTGTGTGGGGAGTTTATCTGGGGATTCTACATGAGACAGGCGCTCAGGTGTAAATGTGAGTTATTGATCATTGGTTATCAGTTATTGATAAGTTATTGA